AGGCAAGTCTGGAAGCGGAGGAAGGATTGGGAGAATAGGGAGAGGATTATCCGGAACCGGATCTTGGATCGGTGGAGGGAAAGAAGGATCCGGAAAAAGAGGCTTGGATCCACGGAGATTAATCGGTTCCTGGCTACAGATCTCTGGTTGGTTCTCAGGTTTGAAAGTGAAGAACCCTGCAGAGAAGACTCGAGTAGTTTCTCCGTGTTTGCTTGGTTTGAGGCGTTTGAGAGAAGAAGAAGTGGCGGAAGCAGCTATAGAACAGTAAGGCTGTGAGCTGCTTAGCAACTTCACGGAGCATCTCTTGATCTTCTTCACATGTTTGCTCACGGACAAAGGTAGCTTTGCTTTGAATTCGCCGTGCTCGTCTGTTTTCACTTCTTGTCTGAAACTTGGTTTTGAGTTTTCGTCAGTACATTCCACTGCAACTAAAGCACCTGTGACAAGATCCACCAAACTGGTCAAACTAAGTAAGTCATTAACCGATCGAATTCTTGAACAAAATCAAGATAGTAAAAAAACAAACCTGAGATCAAGTGGTTGGGTGATTTTGAAAAGGCGCCGTTGAAACAAGTGTCGCAGTAGACTGTTCCGACAACAACCGCAGCAGAACGTGTCTTCTTCATAAGATGTTGTTGTCCTTGAGACAAACCTCCATTTATAGAGATTCCTAAGAAAGTCAAAAGGATAAACCAAACTGAGAAGGCCGTTGATATCTCCATAGTTATGGATCAACTCAGTCTCCTTATATCTCTATCATGAAACAGTAACAGAGGGATTTATATAAGAGTTCTGTAGTGTGAAGAAGAGTGAGTCACGAAAAAGAGAAGAGATTGTAACAAAAAGCTTATCTATTCACTTTGTTAATGTCAATCATGGGAAGAATACATGTCTAGCTTCCAAACTACTAATAAGCTGCTATAAATGTCTCGTGACTTAAATTTCTTCTCTTTGTACAGCTCAAAAAGCTTAAATCATTGTAACAAAATAGTAAGAAGTGAGAATAATACAACATAAATATTTGGATTCACGTCCGAAGATTGATAAAAGTAAAAATAGTTGGTGCAGTACTTTCACAATCAAGTTATCAGGTTCAATGATAAAACAAGTTTCACAGTTCAGTCCTTAAAATAGCAAGGTTTCCCAAAATAGACAAATGTCCCCAAGATCCTCATGACATTATATATAATCCCCACTTATGTCTTTATTATATATATATATATATAACATGTCATTTGTTGGTGAGGTTGATCACATCATTAAAATGATCACATGACTATCAGAGCATCCAGCCTGGGATGTAACCGTTTCCATGCTGCGCCTGAGCTAGTGTTGTTATAGTTATCTGCTCACCACTGTAAGATTTCACAATTTACATTGATGGTCCAATTAATACAAATCTAGCCAAATTAATGATCATCCATCATTCGGTTCAGCTAAACCGAACTCCCAATCTGGTTAAACTAGCAATTGATCAAGAATTGGAATAAGAGACTTCTCAAAAAGATTTTGACTAGACATGCTTCAAACTTCAACATTACCATTGGACTTGATTATGAGGTGGTGATACCAAGAAGTAACGCTTTTAAGCTCTGTATCCTCTCTTCCTCCCTTTCTCAGCTCCTTCTCTCCCTCTTCGTAGTTTCATAACGATATCTTGCACTCAAACTGGTGTTTTTCAATTAAGTATATAGTCAATATATAACGACTTGGCCTATTAGCTCAGTTGGTTAGAGCGTCGTGCTAATAACGCGAAGGTCACAGGTTCGATCCCTGTATAGGCCATCTCTTTTGGTCTTTGACTCCTTTCCTTTTAACTCCACTTACGGTCATTATGTAAAAGATAAAATAAATAGCAAGAGGCCTATTAGCTCAGTTGGTTAGAGCGTCGTGCTAATAACGCGAAGGTCACAGGTTCGATCCCTGTATAGGCCATTTTTTTCTTCTTTTGTTTTATGTTTGTCTCTACTTCTCAGCCTTTGTGATTTGCCAACCAAGTCTTTTTCAACAAAGCTCAGGTTTCATGCTTTTGCCTTCTTTTTTTTGTTTAGTTGCTTATTGGATTTAATTTGCTGCAAAGGTTTTTCCTTTTATTAACATTTGGGGAATCCATATGACTTGTCAAAATGATTAAACAGTTATTAAGGAAGGAAAAGCTGAGATTCTAGTGCACAAAAAGAACCAAGTCTTTTTCAACAAAGCTCAGGTTTCATGCTTTTGCCTTCTTTTTTTTGTTTAGTTGCTTATTGGATTTAATTTGCTGCAAAGGTTCTTCCTTTTATTAACATTTGGGGAATCCATATGACTTGTCAAGTTTAGTGTTTTACTTCTAATGATTACCCAGTTAACTGTTATGGGTTAGTTTCTATGATAATGTTTTCGTTTGTGAGCTAAAACGATTTGATTATTGTTGTATGCTTAGGTCAATAACAGGGACATGTCTTTTGCTGTCCAAAGGGAGTTTCTATCCAAACGCAAGCAAGACTCAAGACCATGAGGCCATGCTATCTAAAAGAAGCTAGATCATCTGGTAAAGTTGATGAGAAGGATATCTCTTAAGTTAGAATGGAAGGAATACCTAAATTAAATTCACAAATATTAGAAACGTAGACATCGAGTCGTTGTAGTATAGTGGTAAGTATTCCCGCCTGTCACGCGGGTGACCCGGGTTCGATCCCCGGCAACGGCGTTAATATTTTTTAATATTTTTTCCCCAACAAGGTTATAACCACATTATATATACACTGTTGAATCCCTTGTGTATAGGATACGAATCTTTTTTATATTCTCGACAATTTCTTTTGATTTTCTCGACAATTTTCTCAGAAACTCCTCAGCAATGGCGAAACTTTTCGGCTGCCCAATCAACGTGAAAGCAGAGGAAGAAGACGGCGGTGGTGGTAGCTCAATCGCCGCAGAGGTCTCTCGATCTAGTAACCAGCCGGACGGCGAAGCTATAAGGGAAACCTATCCGTATTTCCGTTTCCTGGAGTCGAATTCAGATTCCGGATCGGTTTCCATGGAATCTGAACCCGATCTGCATCACTGCTTCATCGATTTCTTCGATCGAGAGTCGTTCGCAGCCTCGAATCAGCGGCTAAGCACTTCGCATAATTTCGATTTCTTGGGGGTTCAAGACATGGAGGAGGAGATAGAATTAGGGCTCCGAGTCGGGTCTGGATCCGGGTCGGATGATTCAGGTGAGTTAGGGCTTCAAGTTACCCGGAATTTGGAAATCTTTACGCGTCGGGTCGAAATTGATTCGGGTCGGGTCGAAACTGATATGGATCGGGTCGAAATTGATACGGGTCGGGTCGAAATTGATTCGGGTCGGGTCGAGATTGATACGGGTCGGGTAGAAACTGATACGGGTCGGGTCGAAATTGGTACGGGTGTTGCTCCGGTTGGGGACGATCTCTTCGTTGATCACGTGGAGCCGCAGAACGCGATCACGTGGGTTGATGCAGAACCTGTCGAAGCCCAAGAAGCTGAACCCATGGATCAAGAATGGCATGGTGGTTATTTTGATGTTTTCTTTGACGAATCTGTAGATTTAGCGATGGACGATTTTTTTGATTCCCTTTTTCCGAGTTATGAATATACTGTGAACAATGGAGACTACGAGGATGTTATAGCACGAACGTTCGATGAGTCTGGAATCAATGGAAGTCCGCCAGCTTCCAAGAGGATGGTGGATGAGCTTCCTGATGTGGATGTCACCTCTGAAGAGTTGAGCATAGGTTGCGCGATCTGCAAAGATGAGATTGTGGTCGAGGAGAAAGTTAAGAGGCTTCCTTGTAGGCATTACTATCATAAAGAGTGCATTGTGCCTTGGTTAGGGATTAGGAATACATGTCCGGTTTGTCGGTACGAGTTGCCTACTGATGATCTTGAGTACGAAAGGAATAAGAGATCACAAAGGGGTGTTTGGCAAGAGACTTGAAGTTAATGTTGCTGATTGGTTTGATGTACATATTTGGCTGGAAACAGATTAAAGGGGGAAATAAAACTTTTGCAGCTATATCTTGGTGTTCAAGTTATTTAGGTTCATTAATCTTTTAGGTTTTGCTGAGAATTGCAGTCGCAGTTTGTTCATTAGTTCTAAATATGATTTTTTGGAATGTGAATTTTTGCTTGTTCAAGTCTTCTTTTTTGACGATCAAGATTATAAAAGTACCACTGCAAGTTTAGATTTTTGTTAGAGATGCTGCGATGAGGTAATCCGTCTAATCTTTAGGTCTGGTCTGGTCCGGTCATGACTCTATGGCCAGCTATATAATATGAAAAATGATGGATTTGGTCCGGTTTAACGTCGTCTTAGTGGACCAGATCTAATTCAGCAGTTGGGCTTTTTAATCCACTAGAGAATCCATGATTTTTTTTTTTTGCCGTAATCTGGATTTAGATTCACATGGAAGTTATAAAATTTTGCTTTGTCATGTTCAATCTTGCTTTTGTCAGTTTCTATCATTTTTTCAACCTCTAAACAAGCAGTAAATCTTTACTTAACAGCTCTGTGCATGTATATAAAACTAACACTGAAAAGATATCCAAGAGATGAATGGGATGTCACGTTGGACTTTGGATAGGTAAAATCACTATCCAAACTTCCAATAAAGAATATGAACTTTGGCTTGGGTTTAGTTACATTGTGCAAATTGGTTATCCATTTGGTATAAATATTAATACTTTTTTTGTGTACCATACGATTGATTATATTAAAATAAAAGCCTAATATGGTTAACTGATTACAACTGAAACTATGTTCAGCTTATTAACGGTAGAAAAATAATAACTGGAAGTTTACTCGAACGTAAGATCTAACAATACTAAAAGCAGGATATCAAGCCCTCTAAACGCGTCCACGTCGGATTGGAAATTCAGACTAACCAAACACAAGTTTTATGATATGTCATTAGGTCAACATATTAACATACTGAACTTCAATTTTATTCGGCAAAATCGATTCCTTTTTCTTTCTTCTCAGTTTCTCTGCAAAACGTATTCTGAACTTTTGATTTCCTATCCAAGAGTCCGCTCATTGATTCATCTTCCTTTCTTCTCTCCTTCTCTACAAAACCTTTACCATACCGAAGAGTCACTTTTTTTTTTAACTTCACGCTTGTGAACTCTTATTCTCGAAGTCGACTTTTGTGTGGTTCTCTTAGAAATCCTATTTCTGGATTTATGATTCTGGAAATTGGAATTTTGTTTTTCGTAGTTGTAAGATGGGGAACATATGAGAAAGCGGTTATAGGCGTTTCAAACAAAAAAAAAAAGAAACAAGAGCTAAAGAAGGAGAATCACGATAAGTTACAAAGAGATTTACGGCAAAGATCAAATTGATGTGCTCTCCTCTGAACTCTGATGGTATCATGGTAAAAATACTTGATTCAAAAGCACTAAAATTATTTTGTTTTGTTTTGTTTTGTTTTGTTTTGTTTTGTTTTGTTTTGTTTTGTTTTGTTTTGTTTTGTTTTGTTTTGTTTTGTTTTGTTTTGTTTTGTTTTGTTTTGTTTTGTTTTGTTTTGTTTTGTTTTGTTTTGTTTTGTTTTGTTTTGTTTTGTTTTGTTTTGTTTTGTTTTGTTTTGTTTTGTTTTGTTTTGTTTTGTTTTGTTTTGTTTTGTTTTGTTTTGTTTTGTTTTGTTTTGTCTCTAAACATGATATAAACATCTAAACATGATATAAACATCTGATTTGTTCGACGTGATTTTGTGCATTTAACATCTGATTTTTTCGACGTGATTTTGTGCACTTATGATCCAGAGAGAGACATAAGGCTTGCTAACAAGGTCTTGAATGGGGAAGGAAAAACCTCGAAAAACTGAAGGTTTCCGTTGGATCTCTTGCATTCTCTGAACCATTTGGTTGTTGTAAGGGAACTTATTGTTCCTCTTTGCGTTTTCTTCTTCCAACGGGTTTTGTTTTTGTTATCATACATTTTCACTTTCAGTATTGTTATCATTTTTGAGTTTTAGCAGGGTAAGTATGATAATATGAAACTGAGGAAACTTCATGATAAAACCCACCGCGAGGAACATAGAATCAGAGGTGGAAAAATCAAAGAAAGGACATTTGACAAAAAGTAAAACTGCTTCCCTTAATTCATCACATCTAGGATCAGACTGTTGCAATATATATCAGGATCGCGTTGCAGTGTTTATCATCTTTTATTGTTCCTGCTCATATTTTTTTCTGGCCTTTTTTTCTTTATAGGAAGATATTTCCATTTGAAAACTATATACTTTTAATTAGTAAACTCTAAGTATGCTTCAAGATTTTCATGTCTTTTTAGTTTCTATTCTCGAGCGTTTAACCTTTTACTAACGATCTTTTGTTAAAACCCTTGATTTTAGTGGCAGCTTCAGTATGTTTCTGGAGGTAAGCACAGTTCATCATTCTAATGTATTCTGTGTCCATTTTTCCACGTCTCTAAAAGACCTAAAACTAAATCTCACTGAACCAACCTCATATCTTAACCTTTTTGGAGTTTTGTGTGATCATGATTTTGTAGTTTCTTTCTCACATGTTAGCACATTGGGGTACTTTGCATCACATTACCGTGTTATGAGGTATGTGATATTTTTCTTTGTTCAATACTCTGTGATCTGCGGGAGTGGTTTCACTAATTCACCAACAACAAAATGCAGGAGGAAGCTTGACGAGATTTATGACTTGGTAACTGCTTTGATTTTTAGGGGGTTTCAGAGGCTTACAGAAGAAACCGGTAAGGAAGAAAATTTTAAAGTAGAAGTATGTTTATCAAATGATTTCATTGGTTTGGATTTCATTATCTATAGTGTATAGTCCCGGGAATAAACTACACATTCTTTTGTGGGTTTGGTGAGATGTGAAAATTATGAGTGGAGCTCAAGTTTCGGCCGTACGATGCTCTCTTAATTTTCTATACTTTTGTACTTCTTCTATGTATCAACATGCACTTAGAATTCACGTGTTGCATGGAGTTATGCCAGATGATGTTTCTCGGTAACTCAATTTTGCTGACCACTATTCAGCTTTTGGCTTAATTGATATGGTATGTACTCTCACATAGTAATTTGTGCTTCCCCTGAGCTATAAACCATACAAGAGTATGTTGCCAGCAATCCAGGTATTCCTCCCAGTTAATGGTTTCTTCACTTCTTTAAATTTGTAGCAATCTAGAGTTGATATATTGATGGTTTTGTTTTGGTAGTTGCTTGCGGCTAGAGGTGCAATGTATGTGGAAGTTTTCAACAGAGTGATTCAATTGGCTTACAACATCATAAAGAGGAATAAAGTCGGAGAAACTAACACTTACTTGGATGGAACCTACTATTGTTTCACTTAACCAAACTTGAATCCATTACTCCAGTAGAGACTGCTCTACTTCCCGTAACGACGTTATCCGAGAATTAGCATAGTTTAATAAGTATAAAATTGTTTTTGTTATAGCTGGATGAGTTAGATGCAACGATTTTTGAATTGTGACTTTATCATTATGCACATGTTACATTTCCTTTCTTCTTCTTTTTTGACTAATGCATGTCATATTTCTTGAGTCATGAGATTCTCTGTTTCTTTGAGGTTTATTTCTCTGTAAGATTCAACAAAACTGCTCGGTTTGTGGTATGTCTATCTGTGACTTTCTTTGATTCAAGAGTTTTCAATTTGAATTCCAAGTTGTGTTTCCTTCTCTGAAGGGCAGAAGCTAGGTGTTTTTTTGACATCCACCAAACCAGGAATGAAATTCTTTTATTCGTATTTGTTTTTTTTTTTAAGTTTAATTGTGATTGATTCTACCCAAAAAAATAAATATNNNNNNNNNNNNNNNNNNNNNNNNNNNNNNNNNNNNNNNNNNNNNNNNNNNNNNNNNNNNNNNNNNNNNNNNNNNNNNNNNNNNNNNNNNNNNNNNNNNNNNNNNNNNNNNNNNNNNNNNNNNNNNNNNNNNNNNNNNNNNNNNNNNNNNNNNNNNNNNNNNNNNNNNNNNNNNNNNNNNNNNNNNNNNNNNNNNNNNNNNNNNNNNNNNNNNNNNNNNNNNNNNNNNNNNNNNNNNNNNNNNNNNNNNNNNNNNNNNNNNNNNNNNNNNNNNNNNNNNNNNNNNNNNNNNNNNNNNNNNNNNNNNNNNNNNNNNNNNNNNNNNNNNNNNNNNNNNNNNNNNNNNNNNNNNNNNNNNNNNNNNNNNNNNNNNNNNNNNNNNNNNNNNNNNNNNNNNNNNNNNNNNNNNNNNNNNNNNNNNNNNNNNNNNNNNNNNNNNNNNNNNNNNNNNNNNNNNNNNNNNNNNNNNNNNNNNNNNNNNNNNNNNNNNNNNNNNNNNNNNNAGAAAAAAATAAGTGAAGTTAAACCGTTTTTAGTAAAAACTCAAATATAAAAATATATGAGTAATGAATCACAACTAAAGTTTAATTAACTTTTCATTGAATTGCTTACCAGTCTATATATTTTCTGGTATTAACAAACAAGTTTACAATTTTGATACTTCCAAATTGTTGTGCAGGACAAAAAAAGAATAATTTAACATTTTTAATGATTTCTATTTTTATAATCGTTCCACATATATATACGCTATATATATATATTCAAATATAAATGTCAAAATATTATAAACTTAATAAAATTATGCAAATAAATCTGAGTCAGAAGATAACTGGTAGTATAAATTTATGACCCGATTTACATATATGTCAGAAAACATCAACCAAAACAATTTTTAATATTATCTACTTCGCCAAATAGTATATAATTTTAAGAAAATCAAAACGCATAATCCGCGCGTAGCGCGGAAACGGACCTAGTGAACAATAAAAGCAGTACAATAAAACAAGCAATATAAATGTTAAAGAGAGGGACATGATGAAAGTAAAAAATCAATAGATATTCTTCATTTGTAATCTTGAAATGGTCGTTCCAACGAGTTTGCAATGGTCGGAAACAACGATAAAATATCCAACTAAAGAAGTTTTGAAGATGCCAGAAATGTTCATTGATAAGCTAGATTTGGCTAAACAACCATTAAACAAGCACAATCAGCTCTAAGAGTGACAAGGTTAACCGAAAAGACTAGGTGAATCTCAAAAACATCGGTTTACTGTTCGATGAGGAAGCCGGAGAAACGGCTGAGGCTAATGACAACTCTAAATCCATAATGTAAATATTAATACATAAGTGCGTCGTCCCCCTACATTATAAATCAAGTTTTTTTGCTAAATACATTTTAATCAAGTTGAGTGTATGTAGAGATATTTTTCTTCATCACAATTTCTCTTAACTTCCATGAATTTTTTAAAATGGTAATATGTTATTAAAGCAAAAAAAAATATCGAGCTTCAATCATTTTCCACTTCATTTGGTTCCATGATTCAATTGATTGTTATTGACTGATTACTCTTCATCCTCTTAGTTTGACGACTCAAGTTTGAATTTCAACAAATCATCTTCACGAACCTCATAAAGATTGTATTCCAGTTTGGATATTTCAAGTAGTTTCATATACTTTTTGATATTTTGGTTATTTTGTTCTTGTGGCAATTTCCAAAAATTGTATTATTTCGAGTACACAGACGGAGACGGCTATACTTATTATACACATTCGTAATTGCTATGTGTATCCAATTTTCAAGATGGATAAGTTACTACAACAGGATTGAACACGAAATCAATATCTAAGGTCGGATATGAATTAGATCAGGTAAATCATTTGGAAATGAAACCGTTTTTCATTAGAACTTTTAAAAATGTTTAAACTTCTAGTTGCCTATTTAATATTTCCATGGTCTATCAATTAACCCCGAAGCCCATTACAAATAAGATTGCTAAAAAAAACACTAAAGTTAACAGTCATTTTCACATGGGAGTGGCCGGCTCCTTTCTCTATAGTGACTCTACATATCCAAAGAGCCAAACTTGAAACATTGAGTGTCGATTTTATTTTCATTTCTTTTTGTGATCATGGAAAATCCTTTTTCTGGCTCTTGGATACCCAATTGGCTCAACACTATTTTCTATCCTCAAATACAATAATTATGGCCCTTGTCTCATTCCATGTAACATATACTCCACATGTAAATTTAATATAATTTTTTGAGAAATATAAGCTCCTCTATGAACTCTAAAGTTTTAACCACTTGCATCAGTTGTTCACATCAACCACGTATATATATATATATATATTTTAAGGTGAAATTTATTGAAGAATGTTTGGATATTCAAATTATGGAAACAAAACTACATGAAGATTAAGTAAATGAGAACAATAACCTCACCAGCATCTGAATTAGACATAAGAACACCATTATCGCACAAATCATTTTGGGTTTTTTTTTTTTTTTTTTAAAGAAGGAATCAATCACGGGCCGCCACGTGTCAGTGGAGCCCGCAAACAGCATTAAAAACAGACCAAAAACGTCTTCTATCTCGCTACTTCTACATACGTTTTTAATGAACTCTGCGGGATCCATGCCTTAAAACTCTTGTTAGTATACGGCGATAATGGTGCTCTACGTACATCTCGAAGCTTTGAGTTGGATGACTTTGGCAGCATTGAATTCGCCAAGTGACTACTGTTGCAAGCTCTACTAGAAATATGACAGAATTCACCAAGCATTCAAATTTTCAGATTTTCACTATATTTGCGTGAAAATGACCTTCTTATTGTCATGCATCTTTGCGAAAATAATATATAACAAACTATTCAACTATGAACGAGTAGTGTTTAACTGTTCTGAAGCATGTTCATTTCATGATTGATCAGACGATATATTTCTGTTATAAAACACTCGTTTATATCTTGAGTACTCTTTCATTGATTTATGTCTCGATGGTCATCTTCTATATTATCTAAAAAACATTTTCTTGTTATCTTTGATTTATATTTTTTTTTTTTGGAATTTATTTGTGTGGATCTGCTTCAACTAAAGCAGTTTAAAGAAGTGTATCAAGATATTTGTAAAACCACGAATATAAAACGTATTGTATTTTAGTTGGGGTGGGTGAATAACAACACATCAAAAAATAATTCATCACACCATTTCAAAATTTTCAGTTGATAATTATTACTTCAATCATTTTGGGATTGAAATTTGAGCTCAAGTTTTCCATGACGTTCTCCCACTTTGTCTTCTTGTCTCTTAGGATTCCCTCTTTTCTCCTTAACGGACCATATTAAGCTTTATAGACCAAAATGCATATCAACTACTCTCAAGCAAATATTATAATAGTAACTATTTTTTAACATTTAGAAGTCAATGGTAGAGTGGAATTTAAGAGCAGGATTAACGGCAGCTCTTATAGCTGCCTCTTAAAAAAAATTAAAAATAAGCGAATCCCACCGTATTATTAAGAGCTGTTGTTTTTGCCTCTTCTATAAGAGGCGAGTTTAGTTTGGTTTTTGCACTGTGCGCGAGCCCCACCGATACGTGGCGACCCGCGATTGGTTCGATTATTATTATTTTTTTTTAAAAAAAACCAAAAAAAAAAACTAAAAACATGTGCCTAAGAAGTTTACCGTTAATTATGCTCTAATGTTATTAATCGTAACTAAAATTACTAAAAACGAAGTAGTTATATGTTATTGACAACAAAACTAATACTTGAATAATCAGAAATACAACCTATATATACAACTTGTTAGTAAAAAAACCCTATATATACAACTTCAATGCATACCAATCAAAAATCATTTGGCCATTTCCAAACGTGAGAAAAAAGTTAGACACTGAAACCCATATTGATTAATAAATCTATCAGTAGCACAGGAAAACTTCATATACAACTTGGCTAGGATCCAGACTCATTATAAACTACAATGTAACATAATGTATGGATGCATTTTACCTCAAAAATTGTATGCATGAAAAGAAAATGTATGCATGCACTTGAACATGAATGCATATAGAAGGATAAATGATTCATGTCATCATCACCAATGTAAGAATATAGGCTCTCACATCGAAAATTTAACTAACTGGAACATAAATAATATATAAAAAGTTATGACCATTCCATTTAGGGCAAATCTCCAAAATAACACCTTTCTAAGTTTATATCACAAAAATAGCACTCAAAAACTAAAATGACCAAAATAGCACCTTTCTAAGTTTATCCTTTGAAAATTTTAATTTTTTTATTTTTCGAAATTTGAAATCTTATCCCCAAAACCTCATTTCTCAACTCTAAACCCTAAATCCTAAACTCTAAACCCTAAACCCTAAACTCTAA
This genomic interval from Brassica oleracea var. oleracea cultivar TO1000 chromosome C2, BOL, whole genome shotgun sequence contains the following:
- the LOC106324778 gene encoding YLP motif-containing protein 1-like, yielding MEISTAFSVWFILLTFLGISINGGLSQGQQHLMKKTRSAAVVVGTVYCDTCFNGAFSKSPNHLISGALVAVECTDENSKPSFRQEVKTDEHGEFKAKLPLSVSKHVKKIKRCSVKLLSSSQPYCSIAASATSSSLKRLKPSKHGETTRVFSAGFFTFKPENQPEICSQEPINLRGSKPLFPDPSFPPPIQDPVPDNPLPILPILPPLPDLPLLTLPPLLPQRSASLHHKKDSYLEDKETKVLKPDSVFPLNPVKALLPPNPLNPPSIIPPNPVTPLLPPIPLVSSPPSLPPLLSQPPPTLPPVPLITPPSLPPPSLTITLPPIIPGTPQASSSFSSHPQP
- the LOC106325253 gene encoding uncharacterized protein LOC106325253 is translated as MAKLFGCPINVKAEEEDGGGGSSIAAEVSRSSNQPDGEAIRETYPYFRFLESNSDSGSVSMESEPDLHHCFIDFFDRESFAASNQRLSTSHNFDFLGVQDMEEEIELGLRVGSGSGSDDSGELGLQVTRNLEIFTRRVEIDSGRVETDMDRVEIDTGRVEIDSGRVEIDTGRVETDTGRVEIGTGVAPVGDDLFVDHVEPQNAITWVDAEPVEAQEAEPMDQEWHGGYFDVFFDESVDLAMDDFFDSLFPSYEYTVNNGDYEDVIARTFDESGINGSPPASKRMVDELPDVDVTSEELSIGCAICKDEIVVEEKVKRLPCRHYYHKECIVPWLGIRNTCPVCRYELPTDDLEYERNKRSQRGVWQET